Genomic window (Nicotiana sylvestris chromosome 7, ASM39365v2, whole genome shotgun sequence):
gagggggtcTTGATGGTcatggggtgtgattttggtgatgaacggagccggcgccgccgggTTTAGTGCGGTGGAAAAAGGTGGCGGCATCTCTAGGTTTTTCAGAGGTGAAGGGGTTTGGGAGATGAAAGGGGTGTTTGAGAGATGGGTTTGGGGGGTTCAGAGGGGGGTAGGGTATTATAAAAATGAGGAATTAACTGGAGCCGTTGGATTAATGgaaatcaacggtccagatcaattAGGAAGGGTAAAATGGTGCCGTTTGGAGTTTAATGGAGATCGGGTACGGGGAAACGGGTTCGGTCGGGTAACGGGTGAGGCTCGGGACCGTTCGATCATAGGAGATCGACAGTCCTGATCAAAACAtatccaaacgacatcgtttagGTGGCAACAGGGCTGGACTGGGTTGGGACGGGTTTGGGCTAGAGTGGGGCGGGTTTcaggtgtatttgatttgggcctcttgaattaaatttaatttggcccaaattttatttccttctcttttatttaATTCTTCTACTTTTCTAATTATTCCCGaactattttttcaaaattaaaactaaaatcctaaatttataaaaaaaactccaaaattaacttaaaagaaatactaattaactttaaataatatttatcacaaataattaaaaaccaaactaaaagaaaatcacaaaattttgacattaagtactaaaaatgcaaaaaatatgttattttttgtgatttttttcaatttgtaaaacaacaatttactaaattaacaaaaaaaatgtaaaatcaaatcctaactacaaatgctatatttttgtattttttaatgcattaataaaattaaatattcacacaaaaatatgcaaacaatttggaaaatcgcacagtaattcctacaataacacataattaaggaaaaaaaactaattttgggaattcttttggagtaattcgtgtgaggcaaaaatcacgtgctcacagtacctaacctcgaggacctccaccaaagagaaattaggctctaagaagccaacGGCATCGTcgcaagtcccgaggtggtacccgaccttgaggacctccatcaaagagaagttaggctctaagaagccaacGACATCgtcgctgttgatacccaatttttccctatatatttttcaatatgcaaaataacttcaaaatagcatatatatgaatatataaacatgtctaaatgttttattattttttcataattttaaaggtttaaattgatttactttctctcttttatccataaaatcctaataattatttccaaaattattatcttGATAATTCgtctattggatttttatatttatgccaaaatatggctatggtaatttttatacttttttaaatttatttagtatttttaaagctaaattgcacataattgtaatattggcccttttaaggtttaattatgtttttACGCATAAAATCGGGCCCTATATTTTAAATTGTTgtttatgtgttataaattattttagtactttcaatttattttcataaactatttactattttttataaattaaaaataggaaaatggctatttaaataacaacccatttgtatttcaattatagcctaaattagaccccaaatccccagcccaatttgatttaaacccgaccctaacccttttaaaaaccaacccaaacccagatccccacctaccccatttaatctaggtcattgatcattcagatcaacggccaccattccACCTTACAATTTTAAACCCCAAACGGCCCCCTAACCTAAATTATTTCTCACTgatccgccgcccttgaatccctctcctctcaaactctctctgaaaATCTAAGGCTAACCCTAGCTACTGCCACCCAAATCCACACTAAACCCCTTCAATCCTCACTAAATCCATGGACTCTCATGGCTGTTTGATATGTGTACTCGTCTCCTATGTCTCCTTGTGGCCTGCTTTTGTGATTCCATGgaaagatctcaaagagatctaaTCCATGTCCTGCTCAACTTCTGTCTATGGTCTTTTCCAGCCATCCATGGCCgatcgagtcagatccatggcttttccggctagatcggtaacttctTGAAGTTTTTCTCACTTTTCTTGGtactctgaaaccctaacctttaagatctttcaattttctttcagatttaTCTTAGATTTGTGTATGTTATGAGCCTCTTAAGTGTTCTCCTCAAAGCTTTTCCAATTTTTTCAAAGCGACTCTCTGTcttcaaaaattagggtttcttaaactcTTTTTAAAAGATCTCTCCTCCGATTTTCGGTGTTGTTTTTtgattttactatttttaaatgattttcttATGTTTTGCTTCTACCTGGTTTATAGTGTTAAAATCCTAAGTGTTTTCGTTCTATCTGAGGTTCTGAAactctctttgtttattttatatgCATGCttggttcgattaagttctttgtgtttgaatccttttccttgtttgacttatctaattctgagttcttaccattttttaactcgactattgttaaaatcctaatttcttaaaaggttttcctcacttattacaGTTAGTTCTTCACTTGTTTCTGACTTTCTTTACCtgttagactggtttcttcacttTGGTTCTACGTGTGAGCCATGACTGCTTGACCTTGTTAATTACCATGCTTTGAATAATCCTTAGCCTATTCATGCCACTCCTATATGTTtatgttcatctagtttgctccTTGTTGGCAATATATTTGACCCTGCGTGTCTAATACGCATGTTCAttcctttctatttatatgttgaagtgcagaatcatgaccttttcttgattgatcttgatttccttaagttacgactgattgcaaaatgttttcttataaaccctaattttactcatttgtttaaattgattgattccttCCCTTTATTTGTTGTGATGTTTTACCCCACTAAGTCCTTTCCCCAAATTAAGTACATTTTGTACCTAGCCTCAATTGTATACTCTATAtttttactatcccttatatggttAGAAATCATTCTTTCTCAGATTGATtctatttccttaattatctcgttagtatccgttaagtagtaattccttgattaaagggaagtacttgtattagtgggattctgattgtgattattggcatatttgtgttaaacctttacttgttacattattttctattcgttttcaaagctataaagaccctaccctctcttctttaaagAAACGAACAATTGAGTTTAGAACACACACACTtatacactcaaaactctctttcTCTAGCAtcagctattgctgtgcatgtccaaaccagaccTCTACCGGGGTTATGTGTTTACAGATAAAAGTCTATGTatcccaaatcccttgacccccttGTGTGACTATTGATTCTATGTGTGATCCACTATTAAGGTGTTTGAGTTTGTTTGCTACTACAATTGCTTTTAATCAATCTCTGTTACTGATTACTTTCAAAAAATGGATTTGACAGTCTAATTTTTACACAAACTTTTTTttaaactatgtcaagcactctcacatatactatAAGGtcattaagttctgccccttttaTGTGTGCCTTgatttgggacccttgagctccctctgaacttggacacataagagttggcccttccacattgcactCACTCTCTCTTGGtcatgcaatctgggtgtgagcactgcctgggatcccttgaggtccttagggagctctgacacacccagatataaaaaaggctttggaacaatattggcatttgatgtgatttattatataactcaaagaggaagtcagaataaggcttcctatggttgtaactttttATTTTTACAGTTTTTTCTTATGTAATCcaatcacatggtctgtaataattgtAAACAAGTATGGTGgttgactagtgaaaagggatgggaaatatgcatgctatagttgttaaaaggtggaaaacatgttattagatttatatttcaaatttgtgcaatagaaaccatgtctagggttcatacaatgcattagaaatcatgttcttaggattcaTGTTTATGACTTCAGCATTTTATTCATTAATCCATGCTTTATGTCTAtcgcttagaaatcctgctcctagagCGATAATAACATTGGTTTAAAAGCGGTATTCACAAAGTTACATTCTGACAATCCTGCAACTCATGCATACATTCAGAAGTCATGCCTTAGGGACTCTGTTTTTTTAACAACCCTGCCATTTGCATATGTATATTAGATATCCTATCTAGGATCCTGTTTGCATTTCGTCCAAACGTCTAGTTAACTACCGATTCATGAAAAAGTAGTAAAGTGATATTTTTTGCACTGTGTTTTTCTGAATGAAATTGGCAACAGTTTCTGCGATTAGAACAACATATTTTAGGTAATTATAATCTGTAACTGTCTTAAAAATGCTGAATAACTACTACGTATTGttatacgcctaggcaagccttaggtaataacctgACAAAAAATAGAACTGCCTTTGCTTAAATATTGACTGTTACAACCAGCACGCAGGCCTGATtcgaacttcttatctgagtcaTCTAATAAATTTGGTTCTGCTTCAACAACTTAACACCCCGCTTAGGATTTTTTttattcagaccttaactgtatATAAGTCGTGCTGTCTATGTGCACTATTTGAGGAGGTATAACGGAACCTTCTATCTTCTTACATGTTTCCCCCTAAttgcagtcttatatgttttgtatgtcgctttagcattttttacctttaaaacctgaGGAccgcctagaacctccttcttataggaataaGAGTCcttaaattcctccgggactgatagaaagggacgggtagcagTATGCAATAAGGGTCGAGACCAATCATCGGTCTAATTACCtttacggggtgggaaagggtagatatggagatgattACCGGTGCATTAACACCAtttgtagcccctcttttgaggagtgtaataccgggtatcgcattgacgtaatccatattataaacaaacctaggacccccctcccttttACATTCTCAAGTATGTTTAAATTATaactcctttttttaaaaaaaaaattcttacaTATGTGTattcaaacttaaatcccctactatttgagccaataCTTGCCTATTTGCGAATTGTACAAATTGACAAAAGACTATCTGGCCAagaaccacattagtggatcctgaggggtgcctaataccttctccttaGGATAATTTTAAGCTCTTACCCTATATCTGGATATCAAACAtagttagaaatgaaccctatcgGTGTCCTAATGTGCCTTaaattattaggtggcgactcttaaaaatcgcaaacccctttcccaaaaggaaagagttgtcccatacccaaagTGTCATGATCCCCGATTTCCGTGAAAGgggaaaaaggggggcgcgacagcatggcgactctgctggggatttttaagcttttaccatttcagattgttcttgtgaatttgtacctccctatgtgcagttatttgtttaatttctttaagcatttatttttttcttcaacTGCAAAACTGAAATCTCTTTCTTGTTTTGGAAAAGGGTCTAAGCCCCTCAACTATCAAATTTGGTCTAAAATTGCCCCCATCCACCTTTTGAGCTAAAAAAACCATTCCCGTTAATGTTTGGGCTCACAAATGCCTTCTTACTAACGACCCACATCTGATTTTTAATTTAAGTGATGTGTCATTAAATTATTGGCTAATTTAAAACCCACCCATATTATGTCCAACCCACCCATACCCGACCCATCACCCAAAATCAGTCCATATTTTCTAAACCTAAAAACCCCTCATCATCAAAATACGACTGACTCCTCCTCCTCTCTAAATTAGGGTTCCCCCAATTCTTGCTGCTCCCAACTTCTTCTAATTAGAGTTCTTAGATTTTTACACCTTGTTTTAGCTTAAAATATCGGAATCTTCTTCTGCTGCTTCTCGTGACCAAGGTGACAATCGTACATGTTATTGCGGATTGATACCTCAATGGGCAAGCtagccaaatggcagatactactaagtgagttcgacatcgtctatgtaactcagaaaacagtcaagggacaggcactggcaAACCACCTTGTGGAAAACAaagtggatggaggatacgaacccctgaaaacttattttcctgacgaagaggtatcattcataggagaagacattgtagaatcctatgacggttggaggatgttttttgatggagaagcGAATTTCAAatgagttggcataggagcagtcctaatatcagaaactggtcagcattatccggtgtcttccaaactcaggttcccctacaccaacaatatggccgaatatgaagcctgcatcttagggcttaaaatgaccattgacatgaacgttcaagagctgttggtgattggagattcagatttgcttgtacaTTAGGTACGAGGATAATGGATGACTGAGAACTCAAAGATACTCCCATAACTGCATCACGTACAAgaattgagaaaaaggttcacgaatacggaattccagcatgttcccagaatccataatgagtttgctgatgcattggctaccctttCATCTATGATACATCATCCAGACAAGattttcattgatcccattccaataaagatccatgatcaaccagcttactgtgtccacgttgaagaagaagcagacggaaagccttcgtttcatgatatcaaggaatattttccAAAAGgggagtacccagagcttgcaagtCCTACTCAAAAATGCatacttcggagattgtccaacaacttctttcatagtagaggaatcttgtataggaggactcccaatttgggattattaagatgtgtcgatgcaaaggaagtaTCCAGGCcgctagaggaaattcatgctgggacctacgACCATATATGAACGGTTtcatcttagcaaagaagatactccggacTGGTtgcttttggatgactatggaaacggactacatCTAGTATATCCGTAAATGCCACCTTTGTCAGGttcatgcagacatgataaaggtacctccaaatgtgCTCAATGCAACGAGCTCACCGTGGGTATTTGCCAcctgggggatggatgttattggaccaatcaagcCTGCCGCTTCCAATAGACACAGGTTTATCTTatagccattgactatttcaccaaatgggttgaagtagcatcttaaaaagcagtgactaagaaaatCATGGAAAACTTTGTTCGCGACCGCTTTGTTTGTCAAtttggaattccagagtcaatcattgctgataatggctccaacctcaatagtgactcgatgaaagctatgtgtgaaactttcaagatgaAACACAATAATTCTAGAGCAtataggcctcagatgaatggagctgtagaagccaccaataagaatatctagaagatattgaggaaaatgatagagaagcataaacattGTCaagagaagttatcatttgctcttttgggttatcgcactacagtccgcacaaccggggcaaccccctacatgctggtttacatgcagtctgccatggtcaactctatcagaacagaatatccagagccttcaacaaaagagtcaagtcaagacagttcacaccggaggagttggtgttaaagaaaaattttccacacatcaagatgaagccaaggggaagttctctcccaactggtagggtccatacatggttcaccgggttttgaaaGGATGAgacctcatacttgcagaaatggacggacaagtctggccaaagccgatcaatttatatgcagtcaagcattactatgtgtaacctttatgctttccttatatgatgtaatttgaactatgcctgacctgattcctatttaagaggggatatgtaggcatccctatgagttcggtcacaattcaataaaaatttcattttccccgcaattggaaactggggcagaattttaaggaggaccctcaaaattgggaagtaatttcagccaatcgccgCGCGAGTAGcagtcagaagcatcaacccatcaaactggggcagaattttgagaaggagaggttgcaatgtcctgaaccacatcacagtcgtcggttcatctaaaagctattttaattatacacttatgtcatacattgaaaaaatcatgcatgtttattgttGAAACTGCGTGTTTAGCagcgctaccccaatgatacaaacAGTATCGCCAGATCGAAGCCAAACGAGTCAAGTAAAGCcagtggggatacgaactaacctccccctttacaaaactcaggatatttctttgaatgcaggcactaggattgagAAATCTTTAAACACACTATATACCCGTGGGACAAACACGTTCGAGAATACGACTCTCCGAAtcattgcacttgccaacatttgttATCAGCACACAGAAGTAATGCCCTGTAGTCACAATGCTCCCAATAATCACAATACCGTGATCTGATATCAACTAAGAAAGCTCTATTATCATtcgttattttatttttcttgcataaggctattattctgccttacgagactaaacactgtctccatccgcatttgcattgcataaggctactattctgccttccgagactaaatgttgtctctatctgcatttctgcataaggctagcattctgccttccaatttgcataaggctagcattctgcctttcgagactaaatgctatctccatctgtattcttgcattacataaggctaccattctgccttccgataaTAAATGTTGTATCCATTTGCATCTACGTTCTTgaataaggctacctttctgccttccgaggttaagatctacctccatctacatctgcattgcataaggctaccattctgccttccgaggttaagctctacctccatctgtatctGCGTTGCATAAGGTTACTATTccgccttccaatttgcataagactaccattctcccttccgagattaagctctacctctgtctgcattctcatctttgcataaggctatcattatgccttctgaggctaagctctgcctccaattttatTTGAAACTAAGTGCCATCTCAAGCActatttattttgcttttcttacgggctaagctctgcccttaaAATCACAAGACTAAGATCTGTCTTGTccacatcatactactgcatctttcatgggctgaaatattggcaactcatccaaaggcgtcatcgttcggaggcactatcttcatagcccaagaacaccatgtcatggcctaaggatctctttcaatcttttgcatatcattattcaaaagcatcatggttcggaggcacaatcctcatagcccgagagcattattcatggcctgcaaatcctttatcatacgcttcatgacctaggacatcatggtctaaggatgtcatcctaaccgtccaaagacaacatccatggtccgacgggaatttgcatcatgtttaaatttatgcacaatatacgcttGTGTTATTTCTAATtgtaggtaaaccggcgagcaacgaccTTCCTAGCAGGAGCAATCTCGCTCTAGTTCCCGTAGAATCATCAAACCTAGCCATTCCTGTAAACCTACCACTCACCACACCTTAGACATTGCGTCCGTTTTTGAAATATCCTCATCAGCACACTCCGCAGGTGAACCCTGAACTACCTACGGCCTGAtttctgtaaaaccagggatatgtaggcagcccagaaGCTAGGGTGCGGCCTAACCTCAtcaaaccgtttcgctcggtcaaaattggtcatcatatctttacccaacaactctttcattcctcccgggtaaagagggttagctgttgatacccaatttttccctatatatttttcaatatgtaaaatattttcaaaatagcatatatatgcatatataagcatgtccaagtgtttaatatttttctataattttaaaggttttaaattgatttatttcttccctttttatccataaaatccccagtaattattttcaaaattattatttttgataattcatctattataCTTTTAAATTTATGTAGAAATATGGCTAagttaatttttacatatttttacaattttatttagtatttttaaaa
Coding sequences:
- the LOC138872848 gene encoding uncharacterized protein translates to MTIDMNVQELLVIGDSDLLHVPRIHNEFADALATLSSMIHHPDKIFIDPIPIKIHDQPAYCVHVEEEADGKPSFHDIKEYFPKGEYPELASPTQKCILRRLSNNFFHSRGILYRRTPNLGLLRCVDAKEVSRPLEEIHAGTYDHI